In Arachis stenosperma cultivar V10309 chromosome 1, arast.V10309.gnm1.PFL2, whole genome shotgun sequence, one DNA window encodes the following:
- the LOC130934967 gene encoding ethylene-responsive transcription factor 4-like translates to MDAAQIHDPGKTHVWLGTFETAEGAARAYGAKAKTNFQMAAELLNNCNNFVHINNNTCNPSQSSTLNSSSRLPFSPPLLLTSWRSQQRVLSLDYEGMSYKGLLDLDLTIALAVKIVCLSTLD, encoded by the exons ATGGATGCCGCCCAGATCCATGACCCTGGCAAGACGCACGTCTGGCTCGGAACTTTCGAAACTGCAGAGGGGGCAGCGCGTGCGTATGGCGCCAAGGCTAAGACCAATTTTCAGATGGCGGCGGAGCTTCTGAACAACTGCAACAACTTCGTTCACATTAACAACAACACATGTAACCCGAGTCAGAGTAGCACGCTTAATTCATCTTCGCGGCTGCCGTTTTCTCCGCCTTTACTTCTGACGTCATGGCGTTCCCAGCAGCGTGTCCTATCAT TGGACTACGAGGGCATGTCATACAAGGGGCTATTGGATCTCGACCTCACTATCGCTCTTGCTGTAAAAATTGTGTGTTTATCTACCTTAGATTAG
- the LOC130980255 gene encoding serine carboxypeptidase-like 13, which translates to MNMLRERRHSSVRMATLLSSNRYSDNHGVLLLLLLLLLQISSQLANCGSIVKFLPGFQGPLPFVLETGYIGVGENEDVQAFYYFIESENNPKVDPLMLWLTGGPGCSAFSGLVFEIGPLGFQNEEYNGSLPNLVYRPYSWTKTSSIIFVDLPVNTGFTYARSESVTARSDSLLVNQTHEFLRKWLTEHPQFFSNEFFIGGDSYSGIPIPVIVDEISRENEEGVQPWINLQGYLLGNAATTRVEKNYQIPFAHGMGLISDELYQSLQTNCRGEYIKVDTRSALCSRDLKSFDEMTSGLNKAHILEPSCEFGSPKPLKASWRRSITENYPLKFVSNTRLRLPPLNCRTYGYFLSSYWANDDKVRNALNIRKGTKKEWQRCTYNIPNKEDIPSSFPYHVKLSRKGYRSLIYSGDHDMNVPFMATQVWIRSLNYSIVDDWRPWYTNGQVAGYTRTYSNMMTFATVKNGGHTAPEYKPEECLDMYSRWISNRPL; encoded by the exons ATGAATATGCTCAGAGAAAGAAGACACAGTTCAGTGAGAATGGCTACACTACTAAGCTCAAATCGTTATAGTGATAATCATGGGGTCCTACTTCTCCTTCTTTTGTTACTACTACAGATTTCATCTCAACTTGCAAACTGTGGCAGCATAGTGAAGTTCCTTCCAGGGTTCCAGGGACcccttccttttgttcttgaaACTGG GTATATAGGAGTGGGTGAAAATGAAGATGTGCAGGCTTTCTACTATTTCATCGAGTCAGAGAACAATCCTAAGGTGGATCCTCTCATGTTGTGGCTCACCGGTGGTCCTGGATGCTCTGCTTTCTCTGGCCTTGTCTTTGAAATCG GACCACTTGGATTTCAAAATGAGGAATATAATGGGAGCTTGCCTAATTTGGTCTATAGGCCATACTCATGGACAAAG ACAAGTAGCATTATATTTGTAGATTTACCTGTTAATACAGGCTTCACATATGCCAGATCAGAATCTGTCACAGCGCGAAGCGACTCATTGCTAGTTAACCAAACTCATGAATTTCTTAGGAAG tggctaactgagcatccacaATTTTTCTCAAATGAATTTTTCATCGGAGGCGATTCATACTCCGGTATTCCTATTCCAGTAATTGTTGATGAAATTTCACGAG aaaatgaagaaggagtGCAACCTTGGATAAATCTTCAG GGGTACCTTCTGGGGAATGCTGCAACAACCCGAGTTGAGAAAAACTATCAAATCCCATTTGCTCATGGAATGGGACTAATTTCTGATGAACTATACCAG TCACTGCAAACAAATTGTAGAGGAGAATATATAAAAGTAGACACTAGAAGTGCATTATGTTCAAGAGATCTCAAGTCCTTTGATGAG ATGACATCAGGACTCAATAAAGCCCATATTTTGGAACCTTCATGTGAATTTGGTTCACCCAAACCATTGAAGGCTTCTTGGAGACGATCTATAACCGAAaactatcctttgaagttcgtCAGCAACACTCGTCTCAGATTACCACCCTTGAACTGCCGG ACTTATGGATACTTCCTTAGTAGTTATTGGGCCAATGATGACAAAGTACGGAATGCGCTAAACATACGAAAG GGAACAAAAAAGGAATGGCAACGCTGCACCTACAATATACCCAACAAGGAGGATATCCCTAGCAGCTTTCCATATCATGTAAAGCTCAGCAGAAAAGGCTATCGTTCGCTGATATACAG CGGCGATCATGACATGAATGTTCCTTTCATGGCGACTCAAGTGTGGATAAGATCGCTAAACTACTCAATAGTTGATGATTGGAGGCCATGGTATACAAATGGCCAAGTAGCAGG ATATACAAGAACTTACTCCAATATGATGACATTTGCAACTGTTAAG AATGGAGGGCACACAGCTCCTGAATACAAGCCTGAAGAATGCTTGGACATGTATAGTAGGTGGATCTCTAACAGGCCATTGTAG